One region of Arthrobacter sp. StoSoilB22 genomic DNA includes:
- a CDS encoding RluA family pseudouridine synthase: protein MQSPLPVRDGVNATRLRLPDEGPWTTAMDYMMHRWGHIDPQGIEDRFDAGEIVGEGGIPLDRSTKLEDHTFIWYYRTLPPETRLPVEISILHQDEHILVVDKPHFLPTTPGGTYIQESALVRLRNLLDLPDLIPMHRLDRMTAGLLLLSTNPETRGKYQVLFEKRQVQKEYECVSAATPAAGYPAVEFPAVVRNRMTKSRSYLLAEVIPGEPNAETRIEQTKTFDAGTHQRALYRLEPHTGKTHQLRVHMASLGLGIVNDAFYPDLLDKAPDDFSKPLQLLARGIRFVDPITKKPVEYRSQLELSEAHG from the coding sequence ATGCAATCCCCCCTCCCCGTGCGCGACGGCGTGAACGCCACCCGCCTCCGCCTGCCGGACGAGGGGCCATGGACCACCGCCATGGACTACATGATGCATCGCTGGGGACACATCGACCCCCAAGGCATCGAGGACCGGTTCGACGCCGGCGAGATCGTAGGCGAGGGCGGAATTCCCCTTGATCGCAGCACCAAACTGGAGGACCACACCTTCATCTGGTACTACCGCACGCTCCCCCCGGAGACGCGGCTGCCCGTGGAAATCAGCATCCTCCACCAGGACGAACACATCCTGGTGGTGGACAAGCCGCATTTCCTCCCCACCACACCGGGCGGCACCTACATCCAGGAATCCGCGCTGGTCCGGCTCCGGAACCTCTTGGACCTCCCGGATCTCATCCCCATGCACCGCCTGGACCGGATGACCGCCGGCCTGTTGCTGCTCTCCACCAACCCGGAGACGCGCGGCAAGTACCAGGTCCTCTTCGAGAAGCGCCAGGTCCAGAAGGAATACGAGTGCGTGTCCGCCGCGACGCCCGCCGCAGGCTATCCCGCCGTCGAGTTCCCAGCAGTGGTACGCAACCGCATGACCAAGTCACGCAGCTATCTGCTCGCCGAGGTCATCCCCGGTGAACCGAACGCTGAAACGCGCATTGAACAGACAAAAACGTTCGACGCCGGAACTCACCAGCGCGCGCTGTACCGGCTGGAGCCTCACACCGGAAAGACACACCAACTGCGCGTGCACATGGCTTCGCTCGGGCTGGGCATTGTCAACGACGCCTTCTACCCGGATCTGCTGGACAAAGCGCCGGACGACTTCAGCAAGCCGCTCCAACTCCTGGCCCGTGGGATCCGGTTTGTTGACCCGATCACCAAAAAACCAGTGGAATACCGCAGCCAACTGGAGCTCAGCGAAGCCCACGGCTGA
- a CDS encoding helix-turn-helix domain-containing protein, which translates to MLDIEVIEDPAAAEASLDPIRTRILRELVEPASATQLAAKVGLPRQKVNYHLKALERHGLVELVEERRKGNVTERVLRATAASYLISPVALASVAPDPRRFSDRFSAFWLLALASRTVQEMGKLIAGAALAKKKLASFAIDGEITFRSATERAAFAEELGVAVTRLVDKYHDGGAAAEAGGARKHRLVVVLHPALKTTQASPEQSAEKDQSND; encoded by the coding sequence ATGTTGGACATCGAAGTGATCGAGGACCCGGCCGCGGCGGAAGCCTCGCTGGACCCCATCCGCACCCGTATTCTGCGGGAACTCGTGGAACCTGCGTCCGCCACGCAACTGGCCGCGAAGGTGGGGCTGCCCCGGCAGAAGGTGAATTACCACCTCAAAGCCCTGGAACGCCATGGCTTGGTGGAGCTGGTGGAGGAGCGGCGCAAAGGCAACGTCACCGAGAGGGTGCTGCGTGCCACGGCTGCGTCCTACCTGATCTCGCCCGTCGCCCTCGCTTCTGTGGCACCGGACCCCCGGCGCTTCTCTGACCGGTTTTCGGCCTTCTGGCTGCTGGCACTGGCCTCCCGCACCGTGCAGGAGATGGGCAAGCTCATAGCCGGTGCTGCACTGGCCAAGAAGAAGCTGGCCAGCTTCGCGATCGATGGCGAGATCACTTTCCGCTCCGCCACCGAACGTGCAGCGTTCGCCGAGGAACTCGGCGTGGCGGTGACTCGCCTCGTGGATAAGTATCACGACGGCGGTGCTGCCGCAGAGGCGGGTGGTGCACGCAAGCACCGCCTCGTCGTCGTGCTTCACCCGGCACTTAAAACAACCCAAGCCTCCCCGGAGCAATCAGCAGAAAAGGATCAAAGCAATGACTGA
- a CDS encoding SRPBCC domain-containing protein — protein MTDNRKFEIEADVELPGTPERVWQAVTKDTPAWMFPTDQWPDVKTTEEYPTHLVSRMDGPDGWFNQLEHVLEPLEGGRAKLHYVHSGIFADNWDEQYDGASKHTEFYLHTLGQYLRYFDGKPVVFTDIQAPPSSQTPDGFVQLKSALGVDGAAASTAVDVDVDGVGRLSGEVDFSNENFLGLRTADTMYRFFGRNAFGAPVGMTVHEFSGSGDSELTAKTWGAFLEKVYA, from the coding sequence ATGACTGACAACCGGAAATTCGAAATCGAAGCGGACGTCGAACTGCCGGGCACTCCCGAGCGGGTATGGCAGGCGGTCACTAAGGACACGCCGGCTTGGATGTTCCCCACGGATCAGTGGCCCGACGTCAAGACCACCGAGGAATACCCCACCCACTTGGTGTCCAGGATGGACGGTCCTGACGGATGGTTCAACCAGCTGGAACACGTCCTTGAACCGCTGGAAGGCGGACGCGCCAAGCTGCACTACGTTCACAGCGGGATCTTCGCCGACAACTGGGACGAGCAGTATGACGGCGCCAGCAAGCACACCGAGTTCTACCTGCACACCCTGGGTCAGTACCTGCGGTATTTCGACGGCAAGCCGGTGGTCTTCACGGACATTCAGGCGCCGCCGTCTTCGCAGACGCCGGATGGTTTCGTGCAGCTGAAGAGTGCCCTTGGCGTAGACGGCGCGGCCGCCAGTACTGCAGTGGATGTGGACGTCGACGGCGTAGGCCGGCTGAGCGGGGAAGTGGACTTTTCCAACGAGAACTTCCTGGGCCTCAGGACTGCCGACACCATGTACCGCTTCTTCGGCAGGAACGCTTTCGGCGCTCCGGTAGGCATGACGGTGCACGAGTTCAGCGGCTCCGGCGATTCGGAACTCACGGCCAAGACCTGGGGAGCATTCCTGGAGAAGGTGTACGCCTAA
- a CDS encoding TetR-like C-terminal domain-containing protein: protein MARPVIHDQHVQDRLLAVTAELVDREGPARVTLRDVAAAAETSTTAIYSLFGGKAQLLTAAVDDGFRSFGDFLREAAKGGLLGLGRAYRAWALEHPALYRLMFGGTLAAYVDCSPTPEVTSESMFPLVEAVVAAQSSGALRSDEPTLVAMAIWGQVHGLVSLELAQMNDPATDWAAIYEAALDSVARAWAASPDS from the coding sequence ATGGCAAGACCCGTGATTCATGATCAACACGTCCAGGATCGGCTCCTGGCGGTTACAGCTGAACTGGTGGACCGCGAGGGGCCGGCCCGCGTCACCCTCCGCGATGTTGCCGCTGCCGCCGAAACGTCCACCACGGCGATCTACTCGCTCTTCGGCGGGAAAGCGCAACTGTTGACGGCCGCCGTCGACGACGGCTTCCGATCCTTTGGCGATTTCCTACGCGAGGCAGCCAAGGGCGGGTTGCTGGGATTGGGCCGCGCGTACCGCGCCTGGGCTCTGGAACATCCAGCCCTCTACCGCTTGATGTTCGGCGGGACCCTGGCCGCCTACGTAGATTGCAGCCCGACGCCGGAAGTCACCTCCGAGTCGATGTTCCCCTTAGTGGAGGCAGTGGTAGCCGCACAGTCGTCGGGCGCACTCCGCTCAGACGAACCCACACTCGTGGCCATGGCCATCTGGGGTCAAGTCCATGGGCTCGTCAGCTTGGAGCTGGCGCAAATGAACGATCCCGCCACCGACTGGGCGGCCATTTATGAGGCCGCCCTGGATTCTGTAGCTCGGGCCTGGGCGGCCTCACCGGACTCTTAG
- a CDS encoding DUF4188 domain-containing protein, protein MAQDIFPGRFTADIGRDTVTVFLIGMRANRWWKMGRIAQVTSAMPAMMQHLAAHPEAGLLGSEQWFGRTTVMLSYWESPEHLRRFAADKDSPHLGPWRKFMKEIAGSGDIGVWHETYQVPASGIEMVYNGMPMFGLAKATTHVQVGPGSNTAKQRMGAAARSAGPAA, encoded by the coding sequence ATGGCACAGGACATCTTCCCCGGCCGCTTCACCGCGGATATCGGGCGCGATACAGTAACCGTCTTCCTCATCGGAATGCGGGCCAACAGGTGGTGGAAGATGGGTCGCATCGCTCAGGTAACGTCGGCCATGCCTGCCATGATGCAACACCTCGCCGCTCATCCTGAGGCGGGGCTCCTGGGGAGCGAGCAGTGGTTTGGGCGGACCACGGTGATGCTCAGCTATTGGGAAAGCCCGGAGCACCTCAGGCGCTTTGCCGCTGACAAGGACTCGCCACATCTGGGGCCGTGGCGGAAGTTCATGAAGGAGATCGCCGGGAGCGGGGACATCGGCGTGTGGCACGAGACGTATCAGGTGCCGGCGTCGGGCATTGAAATGGTGTATAACGGCATGCCGATGTTCGGGCTGGCCAAAGCCACCACGCATGTTCAGGTGGGCCCCGGCAGCAACACGGCGAAGCAACGCATGGGCGCGGCCGCTCGATCCGCGGGCCCGGCAGCCTAG
- a CDS encoding PLP-dependent aminotransferase family protein: protein MSGSLNPTALVRLLGSWNSGALPAYRELADVVRLLVMDGRIPLDVALPSERALAQTLGLSRTTVTAAYASLREQGFLTAGQGSRGRTCIPHRTAPVSAPGLAVPEGLLDLAYASLPAAGEVVHRAFADALTELPALLPGFGYEAVGIPALREAIAEKYTSEGVPTTPGQILVTSGAQHALNIVLRALASKQDRVLVEHPTYPNALDAIRAAGCKPLPVALPALEASTSPAWDIDAMVATMNQQRPAMAYLVPDFHNPTGRIMSDLQRRRLARAAAASGTVLVVDETLRGLNLDAVRTAPMSSFSPAVVSIGSLSKSHWAGLRTGWIRADESLIARFISTRTVMDLGGPVVEQLAAARLVRAFSEPLDARLEELRNQRESLLGLLAEHLPAWEVERPRGGLTVWCRLPTPCSTALTVLAPDFGVRLAAGPRFGVGGAFEHFLRVPFTLPAAQLEFAVGALRAAQDKLDASPHLRRTLKTERPAAVAVA from the coding sequence ATGTCCGGCTCCCTGAATCCCACCGCACTCGTCCGTCTCCTCGGCTCCTGGAACTCCGGCGCCCTGCCCGCCTACCGCGAGCTGGCCGACGTCGTACGTTTGCTGGTGATGGACGGGCGCATACCGTTGGACGTCGCCCTGCCCAGCGAGCGGGCGCTCGCCCAAACACTCGGTCTCAGCCGCACTACGGTCACCGCCGCGTATGCGAGCCTGCGCGAACAGGGATTCCTCACGGCGGGTCAGGGCAGTCGCGGGCGGACGTGCATTCCCCACCGCACCGCGCCAGTGAGCGCCCCCGGACTCGCAGTCCCGGAAGGACTGTTGGACCTGGCGTATGCGTCGCTTCCGGCCGCCGGGGAGGTAGTCCACCGCGCCTTCGCCGACGCACTGACCGAGCTGCCCGCCCTTCTGCCGGGGTTCGGGTACGAGGCCGTGGGAATTCCGGCCCTCCGGGAAGCCATCGCAGAAAAGTACACCTCAGAGGGGGTGCCAACAACCCCCGGCCAGATCCTTGTTACCTCCGGCGCACAGCATGCACTCAACATCGTCCTGCGCGCCCTGGCCAGTAAGCAGGACCGGGTCCTCGTGGAACACCCCACGTATCCCAACGCTTTGGATGCGATCCGCGCCGCCGGCTGTAAGCCCCTTCCCGTTGCACTGCCTGCACTTGAGGCGAGTACCTCTCCAGCCTGGGATATCGATGCGATGGTGGCCACCATGAACCAGCAACGCCCCGCAATGGCCTATCTGGTGCCGGACTTCCATAACCCCACCGGGCGCATCATGTCGGACCTGCAGCGCCGGCGCTTGGCGCGGGCGGCCGCGGCTTCCGGGACCGTGCTGGTGGTGGACGAAACGCTGCGCGGATTGAATCTCGACGCCGTCCGCACCGCGCCGATGTCCTCTTTCAGTCCCGCGGTGGTTTCGATCGGATCGCTCAGCAAGTCGCATTGGGCGGGGCTGAGGACCGGGTGGATCCGGGCAGACGAGTCACTGATTGCCCGTTTCATCTCCACCAGGACCGTGATGGATCTGGGCGGCCCGGTAGTGGAACAACTGGCGGCTGCCCGCTTGGTTCGGGCTTTCAGCGAACCGCTTGATGCCCGGCTCGAGGAACTAAGGAATCAGCGCGAATCGCTGCTGGGGTTGCTTGCCGAGCACTTGCCAGCATGGGAGGTGGAGCGACCACGGGGTGGGCTCACAGTCTGGTGCCGCCTTCCCACGCCGTGCAGCACCGCGTTGACTGTGCTGGCTCCCGACTTCGGCGTTCGCTTGGCGGCCGGCCCCCGCTTTGGGGTGGGTGGCGCCTTTGAGCACTTCCTGCGCGTTCCGTTCACCTTGCCTGCCGCACAGTTGGAGTTCGCCGTCGGTGCGCTCCGCGCCGCCCAGGACAAGCTGGACGCCTCGCCGCATCTCCGCCGAACCCTCAAGACAGAGCGGCCAGCCGCCGTCGCAGTCGCCTAG
- a CDS encoding glycosyl hydrolase, translating to MAQAPPAFTGHPNRNRRRASLLIPLVVTALAATGLGFASKEVVPVVQALSLCRAGDASTLIPQDGVLLGVNLDWDSETLAEHRANLGHDPAVVVQFSDIPYDDETWSHTTNAVTQVRESGGALLLTLEPHGGLETMSDEVIAKLATDLRAINDQGTTVVVRFAHEMNGSWYSWGQQPIRYVEVFRKVAAAVHSQAPGTSMMWAPNYGGGYPFTGGQFAARPGTPDFAALDTNHDGVLTMADDTYSPYYPGDDAVDWVGVSLYHWGNQRPWGNNDISEPGKFLAMLTGTYSGTAGDDSSVPDFYQVYGVDHGKPVGVPETAAIFTPARGGASELDVKQAWWRQVFSAETHQKYPQLKMINWFEWKKYEIEINDDVDWRSAGSPAIRDALAQDLPDWLRYGEDLEACR from the coding sequence ATGGCGCAGGCTCCTCCAGCTTTCACCGGGCATCCGAACCGAAATCGACGGCGGGCCAGCCTGCTCATCCCCTTGGTGGTGACTGCCCTGGCTGCCACGGGTTTGGGTTTCGCGTCCAAGGAGGTGGTGCCTGTGGTCCAGGCTCTGTCCCTTTGCCGGGCCGGCGACGCATCCACGCTGATCCCCCAAGATGGCGTGCTCCTTGGCGTCAACCTGGATTGGGACTCCGAGACCCTGGCCGAACACCGCGCAAACCTTGGCCACGATCCCGCGGTGGTGGTGCAGTTCTCGGATATCCCCTACGACGACGAAACGTGGTCGCACACCACCAACGCCGTCACCCAGGTCCGGGAATCCGGCGGTGCGTTGCTCCTGACCCTCGAGCCGCACGGCGGATTAGAGACGATGAGCGACGAGGTGATCGCCAAACTGGCCACCGACTTACGGGCCATCAACGATCAGGGGACCACCGTCGTCGTGCGTTTTGCGCATGAGATGAACGGCTCCTGGTACTCGTGGGGCCAGCAGCCCATCCGCTACGTGGAGGTTTTCCGCAAAGTGGCGGCGGCGGTGCACTCGCAGGCTCCGGGCACGTCCATGATGTGGGCGCCGAACTATGGTGGCGGCTATCCGTTCACGGGTGGCCAGTTCGCGGCGCGACCAGGCACCCCGGACTTCGCTGCCCTGGACACGAACCATGACGGCGTTCTCACCATGGCCGACGACACCTACTCGCCCTACTATCCAGGGGACGACGCCGTGGATTGGGTTGGAGTTTCGCTATACCACTGGGGCAACCAGCGTCCCTGGGGGAACAACGACATCTCCGAGCCAGGCAAGTTCCTGGCCATGCTGACCGGCACTTACAGCGGCACCGCCGGCGACGACAGCTCCGTCCCGGATTTCTACCAGGTGTACGGGGTGGACCACGGCAAGCCGGTGGGCGTTCCGGAGACGGCCGCCATCTTCACACCAGCGCGTGGCGGTGCATCCGAGTTGGACGTCAAACAGGCGTGGTGGCGTCAGGTCTTCTCCGCCGAAACCCACCAAAAGTACCCGCAATTGAAGATGATCAACTGGTTTGAGTGGAAGAAGTACGAGATCGAAATTAACGACGACGTCGACTGGCGCAGTGCGGGATCGCCCGCCATCCGCGATGCGCTGGCGCAGGACCTGCCGGACTGGTTGCGGTACGGCGAGGACCTGGAGGCGTGCCGTTAG
- a CDS encoding STAS domain-containing protein, protein MSMTSPAPMTISSARQPVDLISLDLTVTGDLDATAVLDVRQASAKAAADGPILVLLDIAAVTSVGASGVVGLLEVLHLLRSRGGDLRLFGDSSALTETRLQAHLGHVARIYANRQEAVDGGAALMRPRGLTPRFSWRTLFGRRRRSLGWG, encoded by the coding sequence ATGTCCATGACTTCCCCTGCCCCAATGACCATCTCCTCTGCCCGGCAGCCAGTAGATCTGATAAGTCTGGATCTGACCGTTACCGGCGATTTGGACGCCACTGCCGTTCTCGACGTTCGCCAAGCGTCCGCCAAGGCCGCCGCGGACGGCCCCATTCTGGTCCTTCTCGATATCGCCGCGGTGACTTCGGTGGGAGCATCCGGCGTCGTAGGGCTCCTTGAGGTACTGCACCTGCTGCGCTCACGCGGCGGCGATCTGCGCCTCTTCGGGGACTCCAGCGCCCTGACGGAAACCCGCCTTCAGGCCCATCTGGGTCACGTGGCCCGCATCTACGCAAACCGCCAGGAAGCGGTCGACGGCGGCGCGGCCCTTATGCGGCCGCGCGGGCTTACGCCGCGGTTCAGTTGGCGCACCCTCTTCGGGCGCCGGCGCCGTTCCCTTGGATGGGGCTGA
- a CDS encoding glycosyltransferase: MGIYRQILVRILAVLVVSFGVIYISWRWSSTVAWDAWWISLPLVVAETYSLGESALYAVTMWNARRRPPPPPALPGRSVDVFIATYNEPLDLVLTTAIAARDMTYPHETWILDDGDRAEFAAAARQIGVGYITRGPEWDGRQRFAKAGNVNNALSVTTGEFVAIFDADQVPEPRFLDRVLGYFDAEEVAFVQTPQHFWNVPERDPLGSQAELFYGPIQQGKDGWDAAFFCGSNAVLRREALMALGLTRYTRTATEQTWRALRRGRSRLQDLHGELGRRHPAAMPVAEQALEAVARAEHQVRRGDVLAEITFELRVAFHTAALAVPDAMDDVVPELDAVLESVDVAHTDQALAIHPMDTTTITEDMATAMHLHAMGWGSVYHHEVLVHGLAPEDVSTMLSQRHRWAAGTMQVFFSDNPVFLRGLTVAQRLMYLATMTSYLNGFAALSYIAAPVVFLVAGTYPLTASPVVFFCLFLPFFVTCQLLFQVAGNGSKGLWRGQQWSFALFPTWIAATCSGAAAVFLGKHLTFSVTAKSRQAAGRGFQHVRLQLAAMALLVVSSLIGIARVAFGDAPLYPTLITLAWVALDLALLSVVIGAARYRGPSEQLEEPVSTPKELASVLGTTSEHKN; the protein is encoded by the coding sequence ATGGGCATTTACAGACAAATACTGGTAAGGATCCTTGCAGTTCTGGTGGTTTCCTTTGGAGTGATCTACATCAGTTGGCGCTGGTCGAGCACTGTGGCCTGGGATGCTTGGTGGATCTCGCTGCCTCTCGTGGTCGCGGAGACTTACAGCCTCGGCGAATCGGCACTTTACGCCGTGACTATGTGGAACGCACGACGACGTCCACCTCCCCCACCTGCCCTGCCGGGCAGATCGGTGGACGTATTCATTGCCACGTACAACGAGCCACTGGACCTGGTGCTCACCACGGCCATCGCGGCCAGGGACATGACGTATCCGCACGAAACGTGGATCCTGGACGACGGCGATCGAGCTGAGTTTGCCGCCGCAGCCCGGCAGATCGGCGTCGGGTACATCACCCGCGGCCCGGAGTGGGACGGACGGCAGCGCTTCGCGAAGGCAGGGAACGTCAACAACGCCCTGTCCGTGACAACAGGCGAGTTCGTGGCCATCTTTGACGCAGACCAAGTCCCCGAGCCCCGCTTCCTGGACCGTGTTTTGGGCTATTTCGACGCTGAGGAAGTGGCCTTCGTCCAGACCCCACAGCACTTTTGGAATGTTCCGGAACGGGACCCCTTGGGTAGCCAGGCGGAACTTTTCTATGGCCCCATTCAGCAGGGCAAGGACGGTTGGGACGCGGCGTTCTTCTGCGGTTCGAACGCTGTCCTTCGCCGGGAAGCCCTCATGGCCCTGGGCTTGACCCGTTACACAAGGACAGCCACTGAGCAGACGTGGCGTGCCTTGCGCAGGGGCCGGTCCAGGCTGCAGGATCTTCATGGCGAACTGGGCAGGCGTCATCCTGCCGCCATGCCGGTCGCAGAACAGGCGCTGGAGGCAGTGGCGCGCGCGGAGCACCAGGTGCGCAGGGGCGATGTCCTCGCCGAGATCACTTTCGAGCTCCGGGTTGCCTTCCATACGGCTGCGTTGGCGGTCCCCGATGCCATGGACGATGTGGTGCCGGAACTGGACGCGGTCCTTGAATCAGTGGATGTGGCGCACACGGACCAGGCATTGGCCATCCACCCCATGGACACCACCACCATTACCGAGGACATGGCAACGGCCATGCACCTTCACGCGATGGGGTGGGGCAGCGTCTACCACCACGAGGTCCTGGTCCATGGGCTTGCCCCTGAGGACGTGTCCACTATGCTTTCGCAGCGGCATCGATGGGCGGCAGGCACCATGCAGGTGTTCTTCAGTGATAATCCGGTGTTTTTGAGGGGCCTTACCGTGGCCCAACGGCTCATGTATCTGGCCACCATGACGAGTTACCTCAATGGCTTCGCCGCCCTGAGCTACATCGCGGCGCCTGTGGTGTTCCTGGTGGCTGGGACCTACCCGCTGACTGCCAGCCCGGTGGTGTTCTTCTGCCTCTTCCTCCCCTTTTTCGTGACCTGCCAGCTGCTTTTCCAAGTGGCGGGCAACGGGTCGAAGGGACTGTGGCGGGGCCAGCAATGGTCCTTTGCGCTGTTTCCCACGTGGATAGCGGCCACGTGTTCCGGTGCGGCGGCGGTCTTCCTTGGCAAGCACCTCACGTTTTCGGTGACGGCCAAGAGCAGGCAGGCTGCGGGACGCGGTTTTCAGCACGTCAGGCTGCAACTGGCAGCCATGGCGTTGCTCGTTGTGTCCTCGCTCATCGGCATTGCCCGGGTGGCATTCGGGGACGCGCCACTGTATCCCACCCTCATCACGCTTGCCTGGGTTGCTTTGGACCTGGCGCTTTTGAGCGTGGTGATCGGCGCTGCAAGGTATCGGGGACCCAGCGAACAGTTGGAGGAACCCGTGTCCACCCCGAAGGAGCTCGCCAGCGTCCTTGGGACTACCTCCGAACATAAAAACTGA
- a CDS encoding ricin-type beta-trefoil lectin domain protein, whose translation MKRRLMPLTMLVAGLTIAATLIAPEPSALASAGMPAPGTLVWSDEFNGPAGTAPDAGKWTHDTGGSGWGNGELQYYTNNTSNAAADGQGNMAITALKENPAGYQCHYGTCQYTSARLTTAGKFSRTQGRFEARLKLPKGQGMWPAFWMLGENVFTDGWPASGELDVMENVGKEPGTVWGSIHRPGYSGPNATNASYTLPGAKALGDGFHTFTVDWGPESITWYIDGAAYSHKTKASTAGPWVFDHNFFVLLNLAVGGDWPGAPDTGTVFPQSMLVDYVRVYDLASIPALSASSTRIQGYSEKCLDVAGRQAADGAPLELRDCDTSASEQWTFAANGTIRSLGKCMDVAWGSTANGARIRLTGCNGGAAQQFVLNSSGDLVNPQANKCVDVVDWNSANGATLQLWDCAGTTNQKWWRMV comes from the coding sequence ATGAAGCGAAGACTCATGCCCCTGACGATGCTCGTCGCTGGCCTGACCATCGCAGCTACCCTCATAGCCCCGGAGCCTTCTGCACTTGCATCGGCTGGTATGCCCGCCCCCGGGACACTGGTCTGGAGCGACGAATTCAACGGACCCGCCGGCACGGCACCCGACGCAGGCAAATGGACTCACGACACCGGAGGATCCGGATGGGGCAACGGCGAACTGCAGTACTACACCAACAACACAAGCAACGCTGCAGCCGATGGACAGGGAAACATGGCCATCACCGCCCTTAAGGAAAACCCCGCCGGATATCAGTGCCACTACGGGACGTGCCAGTACACGTCCGCCCGGCTGACCACCGCTGGCAAGTTCAGCCGGACACAAGGCCGGTTCGAAGCCCGGCTCAAACTGCCCAAGGGGCAAGGCATGTGGCCTGCCTTCTGGATGCTCGGAGAGAACGTATTCACCGACGGCTGGCCTGCCAGCGGTGAGCTGGACGTCATGGAAAACGTTGGCAAGGAACCCGGAACGGTGTGGGGAAGTATCCACAGGCCCGGTTACTCAGGGCCAAACGCCACCAACGCCAGCTACACATTGCCCGGCGCCAAGGCCCTGGGCGATGGATTCCACACGTTTACTGTGGACTGGGGCCCCGAGTCCATCACGTGGTACATCGACGGAGCGGCCTACTCACACAAGACCAAGGCCTCAACTGCCGGACCGTGGGTGTTCGACCACAACTTCTTTGTGCTCCTCAACCTTGCCGTGGGCGGCGATTGGCCGGGAGCACCGGACACGGGCACGGTGTTCCCACAGTCCATGTTGGTCGATTACGTCCGTGTGTATGACCTCGCTTCAATTCCTGCACTTTCTGCGTCCAGCACCCGAATCCAGGGCTACTCCGAAAAGTGCCTTGATGTAGCCGGCCGCCAAGCAGCCGATGGTGCCCCGCTGGAACTCCGGGATTGCGATACCTCCGCTTCGGAGCAATGGACCTTTGCCGCCAACGGAACCATCCGCTCGCTGGGCAAATGCATGGATGTTGCCTGGGGATCAACGGCAAACGGTGCCAGAATCCGGCTCACCGGCTGCAACGGCGGTGCAGCGCAACAATTCGTCCTGAATTCTTCCGGGGATTTGGTGAATCCTCAGGCCAACAAATGCGTTGACGTAGTTGACTGGAATTCAGCCAACGGTGCGACGCTGCAGCTGTGGGATTGCGCAGGTACCACGAACCAAAAGTGGTGGCGAATGGTGTAA
- a CDS encoding DNA-formamidopyrimidine glycosylase family protein yields MPEGDSIWRAASRLNEALAGKVINASDFRVPRFATLNLAGWTMTEVVPRGKHLLMRLAGPVDEEPGASRRPRALTIHSHLKMEGNWMIYPPGGRWTKPGHTARCVLRTDSADAVGFSLGILEVVPTAEEEKIVGHLGPDLLGPDWDEEEALRRLRAEPDVTVGFALLDQRKLAGIGNIYRCESCYLSGIHPALPVGEVPDLPKTVRDAKRLLGENLGPGRRTTLGPRALRPGYWVYGRERQPCRRCGTTIRRGLLAGPDGTEERDIYFCPHCQPAP; encoded by the coding sequence GTGCCTGAAGGCGATTCCATTTGGCGGGCTGCCTCACGCCTTAACGAGGCATTGGCAGGGAAGGTCATCAACGCCTCCGACTTCCGCGTGCCCCGATTCGCCACATTGAACCTGGCGGGCTGGACCATGACCGAGGTTGTTCCCAGGGGAAAGCACCTGCTCATGCGCTTAGCGGGCCCGGTTGACGAGGAGCCCGGGGCCAGCAGAAGACCCCGTGCCCTGACCATCCACTCCCACCTCAAAATGGAAGGGAACTGGATGATCTACCCGCCCGGGGGCCGCTGGACGAAACCCGGCCACACTGCGCGGTGTGTGCTCCGCACGGACTCCGCAGACGCCGTCGGGTTCTCACTCGGCATCCTGGAAGTGGTGCCCACAGCGGAGGAAGAGAAGATCGTCGGGCACCTCGGGCCGGATCTGCTCGGTCCCGACTGGGACGAGGAAGAAGCATTGCGCAGACTTCGTGCCGAACCGGACGTCACCGTGGGATTTGCGCTGCTGGACCAGCGGAAACTTGCAGGCATCGGCAATATCTACCGGTGCGAATCGTGCTACTTGTCCGGCATTCATCCTGCCCTGCCGGTGGGAGAAGTTCCTGACCTTCCCAAGACCGTCAGGGACGCCAAACGCCTTCTCGGCGAAAATCTGGGCCCCGGGCGGCGGACCACCCTTGGTCCGCGCGCACTCCGTCCCGGGTATTGGGTATACGGCAGGGAACGCCAACCCTGCAGGCGCTGCGGCACCACAATACGTCGCGGCCTCCTGGCAGGACCGGACGGTACAGAGGAACGGGACATCTACTTCTGCCCGCACTGCCAGCCGGCGCCGTAG